In Nitratireductor basaltis, the following are encoded in one genomic region:
- a CDS encoding GNAT family N-acetyltransferase — protein MQGLILRNAVKPEAQLAAALAEKSSVDILGQIGPLLVRLAAGDEELRAAQKLRYDVFFREMGASHADPSAMEERDSDRFDAVCDHLLVIDTTLPGTTCQQIVGTYRMLPQDVAGAAGGFYSEDEFELGGLVSRHQGRRFLELGRSCVLPAYRSKRTIELLWQGIWAYCRKRDIDVMTGCASFPGTVPAAHAEALSFLHHFARSEGAWAVRARDDRFSSMDLMPAEAINMKAALAAMPPLIKGYLRLGARFGEGCVIDRHFGTTDVLVVLPVEAISQRYLAHFGAEAERFAA, from the coding sequence ATGCAAGGCCTGATCCTGAGAAACGCAGTGAAGCCTGAAGCTCAACTGGCGGCCGCCCTGGCGGAAAAGAGCAGCGTTGATATCCTGGGCCAGATCGGCCCTCTCCTGGTGCGCCTGGCTGCCGGTGATGAAGAACTGCGCGCCGCCCAAAAGCTGCGCTATGACGTTTTCTTCCGCGAAATGGGAGCTTCTCATGCAGACCCGTCCGCGATGGAAGAGCGCGACTCCGACCGCTTCGACGCCGTGTGCGACCATCTTTTGGTGATCGATACGACACTGCCCGGCACGACCTGCCAGCAGATTGTCGGCACCTATCGCATGCTGCCGCAGGATGTCGCCGGTGCTGCCGGCGGTTTCTATTCGGAAGACGAATTCGAGCTTGGCGGTCTGGTGTCTCGCCATCAGGGACGCCGCTTCCTCGAACTGGGGCGCTCCTGCGTTTTGCCGGCTTATCGCTCCAAGCGAACAATCGAGCTTTTGTGGCAGGGCATCTGGGCCTATTGCCGCAAGCGCGACATCGACGTGATGACGGGATGCGCCTCGTTCCCCGGCACGGTGCCAGCCGCCCATGCGGAAGCGCTGTCATTCCTGCACCATTTTGCGCGATCCGAGGGTGCGTGGGCCGTTAGGGCACGCGACGACCGCTTTTCCTCGATGGACCTGATGCCCGCCGAAGCGATCAACATGAAAGCCGCCCTTGCGGCCATGCCGCCGCTCATCAAGGGCTATCTGCGCCTTGGCGCAAGGTTCGGCGAAGGCTGCGTGATCGACCGTCATTTCGGCACCACCGATGTTCTGGTGGTGCTTCCGGTGGAAGCGATCTCGCAGCGCTATCTCGCCCATTTCGGCGCAGAGGCCGAGCGCTTCGCCGCCTGA
- a CDS encoding NADP-dependent malic enzyme, with protein sequence MAKNNKSEEQGPSVSPQEALDFHAMGRPGKLEITPTKPMATQRDLSLAYSPGVAVPVKAIAEDPARAFDYTTRGNTVAVISNGTAILGLGNLGALASKPVMEGKAVLFKRFADVDSIDLEVDTEDADEFINCVRLLGPSFGGINLEDIKAPECFIIEQRLRELMDIPVFHDDQHGTAIIAVAGLINALHLTGRDMKSTRLVCNGAGAAGIACIELAKSLGFTPENVILCDTKGVVHKGREEGMNQWKSAHAVETDKRTLAEAVEGADVFFGLSAKGALTPKMVQSMAKNPIIFAMANPDPEITPEEVSEIRTDAIMATGRSDYPNQVNNVLGFPYIFRGALDVRATTINDEMKVAAAQALAELARQDVPDDVAAAYRGNRPKYGPDYIIPVPFDPRLISAIPVAVAKAAMNSGVARRPIIDLEKYAHELSARRDPIVSTLQRIYDRVRRQPKRIVFAEGEEEQVMRAAVAYVNQRLGTAILLGREERIREMAHNAGVDLSKPGIEIINARLSRRNAIYADYLYERLQRKGYLFRDCQRLINNDRNHFAATMVALGDADGMVTGVTRNYSTVLADVRRCIDARPGHPVIGVSLALCRGRTVLVADTAVHDMPNAEELADIAEEAAGQARRMGYEPRVAMLAYSTFGHPPGERSERVQEAVKILDKRRVDFEYDGEMAADVALNASLMREYPFCRLSGPANVLVMPAFHSASISTKMLQELGGSTVIGPLLVGLNKPVQIVSLNAKDSDIVNMAAIAAYSAGQ encoded by the coding sequence ATGGCGAAAAACAACAAGTCGGAAGAACAGGGCCCGTCCGTCAGCCCGCAGGAGGCGCTGGATTTCCACGCCATGGGCCGGCCCGGCAAGCTGGAGATCACGCCGACCAAGCCCATGGCTACCCAGCGCGATCTTTCGCTGGCTTACTCGCCGGGTGTGGCCGTGCCGGTAAAGGCCATCGCCGAAGACCCCGCTCGCGCCTTTGACTATACGACACGCGGCAACACGGTCGCTGTCATTTCCAATGGCACGGCCATTCTCGGCCTCGGCAATCTCGGCGCGCTGGCCTCCAAGCCGGTGATGGAAGGTAAGGCGGTGCTCTTCAAGCGCTTTGCCGATGTTGATTCCATCGACCTCGAGGTCGACACGGAAGACGCAGACGAATTCATCAATTGCGTGCGCCTGCTTGGACCCTCCTTCGGCGGCATCAATCTGGAAGACATCAAGGCTCCCGAATGCTTCATCATCGAGCAGCGCCTGCGCGAATTGATGGACATTCCCGTCTTCCATGACGACCAGCACGGCACCGCAATCATTGCCGTTGCAGGCCTCATCAACGCGCTGCATCTGACCGGCCGCGACATGAAGTCCACGCGCCTTGTCTGCAACGGTGCGGGAGCAGCCGGTATCGCCTGTATCGAACTTGCCAAGTCGCTTGGCTTCACGCCCGAAAACGTCATCCTCTGCGATACCAAGGGCGTCGTTCACAAGGGCCGCGAAGAGGGCATGAACCAGTGGAAGTCGGCCCATGCGGTGGAGACCGACAAGCGCACGCTTGCCGAGGCGGTGGAGGGCGCCGACGTCTTTTTCGGACTGTCCGCCAAGGGTGCTCTGACCCCCAAGATGGTCCAGTCCATGGCCAAGAACCCGATCATCTTCGCCATGGCCAATCCCGATCCGGAAATCACGCCGGAAGAGGTTTCGGAAATCCGCACCGATGCCATCATGGCGACGGGCCGCTCGGACTATCCCAACCAGGTCAACAATGTGCTGGGCTTTCCCTATATCTTCCGCGGCGCGCTGGATGTACGGGCAACCACCATCAATGACGAGATGAAGGTCGCCGCTGCTCAGGCGCTGGCCGAACTTGCGCGCCAGGATGTGCCGGATGATGTTGCCGCAGCCTATCGCGGCAATCGCCCGAAATATGGTCCCGACTACATCATCCCCGTGCCATTCGATCCGCGCTTGATCTCCGCCATCCCCGTGGCCGTGGCCAAGGCGGCGATGAATTCCGGCGTTGCACGTCGCCCGATCATCGACCTGGAGAAATACGCGCACGAGCTTTCTGCGAGGCGGGATCCGATCGTCTCCACCTTGCAGCGTATCTATGACCGTGTGCGCCGCCAGCCCAAGCGCATCGTCTTCGCCGAGGGCGAGGAGGAACAGGTCATGCGCGCCGCCGTCGCCTATGTGAACCAGCGCCTTGGCACGGCCATCCTGCTTGGACGCGAGGAGCGCATTCGCGAAATGGCGCATAATGCCGGCGTCGACCTGTCGAAGCCCGGCATCGAGATCATCAATGCGCGGCTGTCGCGCCGCAACGCCATCTATGCGGACTATCTCTATGAGCGCCTGCAGCGAAAGGGCTATCTCTTCCGCGACTGCCAGCGCCTCATCAACAATGACCGAAACCACTTCGCGGCAACCATGGTGGCGCTGGGCGACGCGGATGGCATGGTAACCGGCGTGACCCGCAACTACTCCACGGTGCTCGCAGATGTGCGCCGCTGCATCGATGCGCGCCCCGGCCACCCCGTCATCGGCGTTTCGCTGGCGCTTTGCCGTGGCCGCACGGTGCTGGTCGCCGACACGGCGGTTCACGACATGCCGAACGCCGAGGAGCTTGCCGACATCGCCGAGGAGGCAGCAGGTCAGGCGCGCCGCATGGGCTACGAGCCGCGCGTCGCGATGCTTGCCTATTCCACCTTCGGCCATCCGCCCGGCGAGCGTTCCGAGCGTGTGCAGGAAGCGGTGAAGATCCTCGACAAGCGTCGCGTGGATTTCGAATATGATGGCGAGATGGCCGCAGATGTCGCGCTCAATGCAAGCCTCATGCGCGAATATCCCTTCTGCCGCCTGTCAGGCCCGGCCAATGTGTTGGTCATGCCCGCCTTCCACTCCGCATCCATCTCCACCAAGATGTTGCAGGAGCTCGGCGGATCCACAGTCATCGGCCCGCTCTTGGTCGGCCTCAACAAGCCGGTTCAGATCGTGTCGCTGAACGCGAAGGATTCCGACATCGTCAACATGGCCGCCATCGCAGCCTACAGCGCGGGTCAGTGA
- the mutS gene encoding DNA mismatch repair protein MutS has protein sequence MLKKDARTLNAEGRELNDETPIRKADAKPVTNTSTAGATPMMQQFIEIKAANADSLLFYRMGDFYELFFEDAEIASRALGITLTKRGKHNGDDIPMCGVPVHAADDYLQRLIGLGHRVAVCEQMEDPAEAKKRGSKAVVKRDVIRLVTPGTITEEKLLDPAQANYLMALGRVKGDEDALALAWIDISTGVFRVTSTNAERALADILRVDPRELVVAEPVFHDEKLRPVFDVLGRVVNPQPATFFDSSSAESRLSRFYGVATLDGFGQFSRAELSAISGAVAYVEKTQVSERPPLGAPERDEEGKSLFIDPATRANLELARTLSGNRDGSLLKAMDRTVTGAGGRLLAERLMSPLTDPKEISARHDAVAFLLRESGLRGALRDNLKGVPDIARALSRLALNRGGPRDLGALAAGLSAAFEIARLAKSRELPAELSRAFSALGQLPANLAGHLERALADELPLLKRDGGFVRAGYHDELDEMRALRDESRRVIAGMERDLAAETCIRSLKIRHNNVLGYYIEVTAQNAGALTETPEAKARFIHRQTMANAMRFTTTELAELETRIANAADRANAIEQGVFDQLVAEVVGKSDALRSGAQALAELDVYAGLATLAEAENYCRPIVDDSLDFCIEGGRHPVVEQALRKQVADPFVANDCDLSPFNGEKNGAIWLLTGPNMGGKSTFLRQNALIAVMAQMGSFVPAREARLGVVDRLFSRVGASDDLARGRSTFMVEMVETAAILNQASERSLVILDEIGRGTSTFDGLSIAWAAVEYLHEKNRCRALFATHFHEMTALSEKLARLTNVTMRVKEFEGDVIFLHEVARGAADRSYGVQVARLAGLPAAVVERAREVLGELEQGETTGKAARLVDDLPLFNVQARATPVKQTTSDKLAEALSGINPDEMTPREALDALYRLKAEAETKA, from the coding sequence ATGCTCAAGAAAGACGCAAGAACTTTAAATGCCGAGGGGCGCGAGTTGAACGACGAGACGCCAATCCGCAAGGCAGACGCGAAGCCCGTGACAAACACTTCGACTGCCGGCGCGACGCCGATGATGCAGCAGTTCATCGAGATCAAGGCAGCGAATGCCGATTCGCTGCTGTTTTATCGCATGGGCGATTTCTATGAGCTGTTCTTCGAGGATGCCGAGATCGCCAGTCGCGCGCTTGGCATCACGCTGACCAAGCGCGGCAAGCACAATGGTGACGACATCCCCATGTGCGGCGTGCCGGTTCACGCGGCTGACGATTATCTCCAGCGCCTGATCGGCCTTGGGCACCGGGTGGCGGTCTGCGAGCAGATGGAGGACCCGGCGGAAGCGAAGAAGCGCGGCTCCAAGGCAGTGGTGAAGCGCGACGTGATCCGGCTGGTCACGCCCGGCACCATCACCGAGGAAAAGCTGCTCGATCCCGCGCAGGCCAATTATTTGATGGCGCTGGGCCGCGTGAAAGGCGACGAAGACGCGCTGGCGCTGGCCTGGATCGACATTTCCACGGGCGTCTTCCGCGTGACCTCCACCAATGCGGAACGGGCACTGGCCGACATTCTGCGTGTCGATCCCCGCGAGCTTGTGGTCGCCGAGCCCGTGTTTCACGACGAGAAACTGCGCCCCGTGTTCGACGTGCTTGGCCGCGTGGTCAATCCGCAGCCTGCGACCTTTTTCGATTCCTCCAGCGCCGAAAGCCGCCTCTCGCGCTTTTACGGCGTGGCAACGCTCGATGGTTTTGGCCAGTTTTCGCGCGCCGAGCTTTCCGCCATTTCCGGCGCGGTGGCCTATGTCGAGAAGACGCAGGTTTCCGAACGACCCCCGCTGGGTGCGCCCGAACGCGATGAGGAGGGCAAAAGCCTCTTCATCGACCCGGCAACACGGGCCAATCTGGAGCTTGCGCGCACGCTTTCGGGCAATCGCGACGGCAGCCTTCTGAAAGCCATGGATCGCACGGTGACGGGTGCGGGCGGGCGCCTTCTGGCGGAGCGGTTGATGTCGCCGCTGACCGATCCGAAGGAAATCTCCGCGCGCCATGATGCGGTCGCTTTCCTCTTGCGCGAAAGCGGGCTTCGCGGAGCATTGCGGGACAATCTGAAGGGTGTGCCCGATATTGCGCGGGCACTGTCGCGCCTAGCCTTGAACCGCGGTGGTCCGCGTGACCTCGGCGCATTGGCCGCCGGTCTCTCGGCAGCGTTCGAAATCGCGCGGCTGGCCAAAAGCCGGGAATTGCCTGCAGAGCTCTCGCGCGCATTTTCCGCGCTCGGGCAATTGCCGGCCAATCTGGCGGGTCATCTGGAGCGCGCGCTTGCCGACGAGCTGCCGCTTCTCAAGCGTGATGGTGGGTTTGTGCGTGCGGGCTATCACGACGAGCTCGACGAGATGCGCGCGCTGCGCGACGAATCGCGGCGTGTGATCGCGGGCATGGAGCGCGACCTTGCAGCAGAGACCTGTATCCGCTCGCTGAAGATCCGGCACAACAATGTGCTGGGCTACTATATCGAAGTGACGGCGCAGAATGCGGGAGCGCTGACCGAGACGCCGGAAGCGAAGGCGCGGTTCATCCATCGCCAGACCATGGCCAATGCCATGCGCTTCACGACGACCGAGCTGGCGGAGCTTGAGACGCGGATTGCCAATGCGGCGGATCGCGCAAATGCCATTGAGCAAGGCGTGTTCGACCAGCTTGTCGCGGAAGTCGTGGGCAAGAGCGATGCCCTGCGTTCCGGCGCACAAGCGCTTGCCGAGCTCGATGTCTATGCCGGACTTGCCACGCTTGCGGAGGCGGAGAACTATTGCCGCCCCATCGTGGATGACAGTCTCGACTTCTGCATCGAGGGCGGCCGCCATCCGGTGGTGGAGCAGGCGCTGCGCAAACAGGTTGCCGACCCCTTCGTGGCCAATGACTGCGACCTGTCGCCCTTCAATGGCGAGAAGAATGGCGCGATCTGGCTTCTGACCGGCCCGAATATGGGCGGCAAATCGACCTTCCTGCGCCAGAACGCGCTGATCGCCGTCATGGCTCAGATGGGATCTTTCGTGCCCGCACGTGAGGCGCGGCTTGGGGTCGTGGACCGGCTTTTCAGCCGCGTTGGCGCTTCGGACGATCTGGCGCGCGGCCGCTCCACCTTCATGGTCGAGATGGTGGAAACGGCCGCGATCCTCAATCAGGCAAGCGAGCGCTCGCTCGTCATCCTCGACGAGATCGGGCGCGGCACCTCTACCTTTGACGGCTTGTCCATCGCATGGGCGGCGGTTGAATATCTGCACGAGAAGAACCGGTGCCGGGCGCTTTTCGCAACCCATTTCCACGAAATGACGGCACTGTCGGAAAAGCTTGCGCGCCTGACCAATGTCACCATGCGGGTGAAGGAATTCGAAGGCGACGTCATTTTCCTGCACGAGGTGGCGCGCGGTGCCGCCGACCGGTCCTATGGTGTGCAGGTGGCACGGCTTGCAGGCCTGCCTGCTGCCGTGGTCGAGCGTGCGCGCGAGGTTCTGGGCGAGCTCGAGCAGGGCGAGACCACCGGCAAGGCAGCACGGCTTGTCGATGATCTGCCACTATTCAATGTGCAGGCGCGAGCGACACCGGTGAAGCAGACAACCTCCGACAAGCTGGCAGAGGCGCTGTCGGGGATCAATCCCGACGAGATGACGCCGCGCGAAGCATTGGACGCGCTTTACCGGCTGAAGGCCGAGGCCGAGACGAAAGCTTGA
- a CDS encoding [protein-PII] uridylyltransferase, with product MARIPLKLDQIIDSAKLRDGLEELARGGAESLETRANVLKLLKETLATGRERAEVMLAEDGGGTACATRLSHLMDQIVCALYDFAARHVYPAENRSTAEWMSVIAVGGYGRGTLAPGSDVDLLFLLPYKQTPWGEQVAEYMLYMFWDMGLKVGHATRNVDECIRLSRTDITIRTAVLESRFICGDAGLNDQLLTRFDEEVVKDTGAEFIQGKLVERDTRHQKAGESRYLVEPNIKDGKGGLRDLHTLFWIGKYYYRVREAEELVNKGVFTRREYLQFRKAEDFFWAVRCHLHFLTGKAEERLIFDVQRDIAERLGYTSHPGLSAVERFMKHYFLNAKAVGDLTRIFCAALEEEQAKHVPGFNRIFPTFTRRKRKLPGTSDFIIDNHRINVAHEGVFEQDPVNLVRLFWFADRHGLEYHPEALKLLTRSLKLIDRNLRRDEEANALFMDILTSTRDPELNLRRMNEAGVLGKLIPEFNKIVAMMQFNMYHHYTVDEHLLRCIGVLAEIDHGDGQKNHPLASEIFPGLKQWRRVLYTALLLHDIAKGRPEDHSVAGARIAKRLCPHMGLDKTETELVTWLVQEHLTMSMIAQTRDLNDRKTIQDFADIVQSVDRLKLLLVLTVCDIRGVGPGVWNGWKGQLLRTLYYETELLLTGGFSEASRATRADQAREELVQALSEAGWQERQAQDYVKLHYQHYLLAVDLENRVRHADFIRKVDEEGKPLATMVKPHTFEAVTEITVLAPDHPHLLSVITGACSAAQANIVDAQIFTTTDGRALDTILINREFEYDDDERRRAQRVGQLIEDVLAGRTYLPEVIEKRGKTKRAAKAFRIEPRAEVKNTLSNRFSVIEVECLDRPGLLSEVTGAISSLSLDIASAHITTFGEKVIDTFYVTDLTGQKVVNPDRLDAIRTTLVDTLTNGFQRRSSRSSISATITAR from the coding sequence ATGGCCCGGATACCGCTCAAGCTCGACCAGATCATCGACAGCGCGAAATTGCGCGATGGCCTTGAGGAACTGGCAAGGGGAGGAGCCGAGAGCCTCGAAACGCGAGCGAACGTCCTCAAGCTTTTGAAGGAAACACTGGCCACCGGGCGTGAGCGCGCGGAAGTCATGCTTGCCGAAGATGGAGGCGGCACGGCTTGCGCCACGCGCCTTTCGCATCTGATGGATCAGATCGTCTGCGCGCTTTACGACTTTGCGGCAAGACATGTCTATCCGGCCGAAAACCGCTCCACTGCAGAATGGATGTCGGTCATTGCTGTTGGGGGCTATGGCCGTGGCACGCTGGCGCCGGGCTCGGATGTCGATCTGCTTTTCCTGCTGCCCTACAAGCAGACGCCCTGGGGGGAGCAGGTCGCCGAATACATGCTCTACATGTTCTGGGACATGGGCCTGAAGGTCGGGCATGCAACCCGCAATGTGGATGAATGCATCCGCCTGTCACGCACCGACATCACCATCCGCACGGCGGTTCTGGAATCGCGCTTCATCTGCGGGGATGCGGGGCTTAACGACCAGCTTCTCACCCGCTTCGACGAAGAGGTGGTGAAGGATACGGGTGCCGAATTCATCCAAGGCAAGCTTGTCGAGCGCGACACGCGCCACCAGAAGGCCGGCGAAAGCCGCTATCTGGTGGAGCCGAACATCAAGGACGGCAAAGGCGGGCTGCGCGACCTGCACACGCTGTTCTGGATCGGCAAATATTATTACCGCGTGCGCGAGGCCGAGGAACTGGTCAACAAGGGGGTTTTCACGCGGCGGGAATATCTGCAGTTCCGCAAGGCGGAAGACTTCTTCTGGGCAGTGCGCTGCCACCTGCACTTCCTGACCGGCAAGGCCGAGGAACGGCTGATTTTCGACGTGCAGCGCGATATCGCCGAACGGCTTGGATATACCAGCCATCCCGGCCTTTCTGCCGTCGAGCGCTTCATGAAGCACTACTTCCTGAACGCTAAGGCCGTGGGTGACCTGACGCGCATCTTCTGTGCCGCACTGGAAGAAGAGCAGGCCAAGCATGTGCCGGGCTTCAACCGCATCTTCCCCACCTTCACGCGGCGCAAGCGCAAGCTGCCGGGGACCAGCGACTTCATCATCGACAATCACCGCATCAATGTCGCGCATGAAGGGGTGTTCGAGCAGGACCCGGTCAATCTGGTGCGGCTGTTCTGGTTCGCCGACCGACACGGGCTTGAATATCACCCGGAGGCGCTGAAACTTCTGACGCGTTCGTTGAAGCTGATCGACCGCAATTTGCGGCGTGACGAGGAAGCCAATGCGCTGTTCATGGACATCCTCACCTCGACGCGCGATCCGGAACTCAATCTGCGCCGGATGAACGAGGCGGGTGTGCTGGGCAAGCTCATTCCCGAGTTCAACAAGATCGTCGCGATGATGCAGTTCAACATGTACCACCATTATACGGTGGACGAACATCTGTTGCGCTGCATCGGTGTACTCGCCGAGATCGATCACGGGGACGGACAGAAGAACCATCCGCTCGCCAGCGAGATCTTTCCAGGCCTCAAGCAATGGCGGCGGGTTCTGTACACGGCGCTCCTGCTGCACGATATCGCCAAGGGGCGACCTGAGGACCACTCGGTTGCAGGTGCGCGGATCGCAAAGCGTCTTTGCCCGCATATGGGCCTCGACAAGACGGAGACAGAGCTTGTCACCTGGCTGGTGCAGGAGCATCTGACCATGTCGATGATTGCGCAGACGCGCGATCTCAATGACCGGAAGACCATTCAGGACTTCGCCGATATCGTGCAGTCGGTAGACAGGCTGAAGCTGCTTCTGGTGCTGACTGTGTGCGATATTCGTGGTGTGGGGCCGGGCGTGTGGAATGGCTGGAAGGGTCAGCTCCTGCGCACGCTCTATTATGAGACCGAACTGCTCCTGACCGGCGGTTTCTCTGAAGCTTCCCGTGCCACCCGTGCAGACCAGGCGCGTGAGGAGCTGGTGCAGGCGCTTTCCGAAGCCGGGTGGCAGGAAAGACAGGCGCAGGACTATGTGAAGCTGCATTACCAGCATTATCTGCTGGCGGTGGATCTGGAGAACCGGGTGCGGCATGCCGATTTCATCCGCAAGGTGGATGAAGAGGGCAAGCCGCTGGCGACCATGGTCAAGCCGCACACATTCGAGGCGGTGACGGAGATTACCGTGCTGGCACCCGACCACCCTCACCTTCTCTCGGTGATCACGGGTGCCTGCTCGGCTGCGCAGGCCAATATCGTGGACGCACAGATCTTCACGACCACCGACGGGCGTGCACTCGACACGATCCTGATCAATCGCGAATTCGAATATGACGATGACGAGCGGCGGCGGGCGCAGCGCGTTGGCCAGCTCATCGAAGATGTTCTGGCCGGCAGGACCTATCTGCCGGAAGTGATCGAGAAACGCGGCAAGACGAAGCGTGCTGCAAAAGCCTTCCGCATCGAGCCGCGGGCCGAAGTGAAGAACACGCTGTCGAACCGGTTCTCTGTCATCGAGGTGGAGTGCCTGGACAGACCGGGCCTGCTTTCCGAAGTAACCGGGGCCATCTCGTCGCTCTCGCTCGACATTGCTTCAGCCCACATCACGACCTTCGGCGAGAAGGTGATCGACACGTTCTATGTCACGGACCTGACGGGCCAGAAGGTCGTCAATCCGGATCGGCTCGACGCCATACGTACCACGCTGGTCGACACGCTTACCAACGGCTTCCAGCGCAGAAGCAGCCGTTCATCCATTTCAGCCACGATTACAGCTCGATAA